The Henningerozyma blattae CBS 6284 chromosome 9, complete genome DNA segment AATTACAAACAAGACAAAGAAGAAACCATCTTTTGATCGGTGCCCTTCTTTATGCCTGTgaaatttatcttttattattacaaatgaataatacaaatactccctccaatatcaataaattatcGTATTATACATTTTCCATGATTAATCTAGTAGATGGTTCATTGGGGATCGTATATTTCATCATGGCAGGTGTTCTACCAGATTTATacctattattattgattagTGCCTTTTTAATGTTTATTTTGGCTTCTGTTTTTGAAACAAGATATTTGATATCCATTTATGCTTCTCAAATCAATGAAAGAAACGTCAATATCATTACTTTGATGAGAGGTGGTTCCTCATTTCAAATGGAAACAACTGCACCTATCGTGGTGGATGAATCTCAAATCAGTAATTCTCTATATGgtagattttttttccaattattaattttcacatttttattaatcgGTTCTACAACTTGGCCAAGAAGAATGAGAATGGGGTTTGAATATATAActttgtttattttaaattcttattGGATCCCacaaatatttagaaacGCAGTAAAGGGTATCCCAGCAAGAAATTCCACTCTCAATTCAACTTCTCCTACAAGAACTCCACGTAGAATCATGTTAtggaaatttattttggGAACAAGTTTCATTAGATTAATGCCATTATTCTATGTCTTCACATACTCTTCCAACGTTTTCATGCAtcataaagatattaaatttgcCATTTTCATTTCAATTTGGTTActtttacaaattttagttttatattctcaagaattatttggtTCAAGATGGTTTTTACCAATTCATGTTATTCCTGATGGTTATCAATATCATAAATCTGTATCCAATGAATTATTGTTGGAACATGgcacaaataaaaatcataCAGTAGATTGTACTATTTGTATGAGTGAAGTTCCCGTTTATATTCAAGATATCGAAGAAACTCATAATATAGACAAAGATACCTATATGATTACTCCATGTAATCATATCTTCCATACTACCTGTTTAGAAAATTGGATGAGTTATAAATTACAGTGTCCAGTCTGTAGAGCTCCATTACCTCCTCTATAGTAGTACATTACTTCCACAATAACAGCATTACATCTGTAACATCTCAACTTCACCCCTATCCCCTTACTACACATTTTAcgataattttataaatttgttttgtattttttttttttactttcttttttttttgtttttttttttttttttttttatatttttttttgttttctcgATTTTCCCCTacatttataaatatttttatatataaatataaatataaaaatatacacaTACAAAAAATCATAATGGATAatgtttaaataaatatgaaatacTTTCACCGTTATGTAATCTACGAATACTTTCCGCAAGTACACCACTGATATCAATAACATCCAATTTAGGACATAGTTTCATCTTAGATTCAAATGGAACAGTATTCGTACAAACAACACGATCcaatttagaattatttatatttttaatagcaTTACCTGATAATATACCATGTGTGACAATAGCAATGACAGAACGAGCTTTGTTTTCTAATAAGACATCAGCAGCTTTAGCTAAAGTACCACATGTATCAGCCATATCATCCACAATAATACAAACTTTATCACGAACATCACCAACTAATACCATACGAGAAACTTCATTGGCACGGGCACGCTCTTTATGAATCAATGcaaaattcaaatctaAACGATCTGCTAATGTAGCAGCACGTTTAGCACCACCAGCATCTggtgaaataataatagcatcGTTGAAATTCACATTCTCACGAATATATCTAACAACACTTGGTTCAGCATATAGATTATCTAATGGAACATCAAAAAACCCTTGGATTTGAGATGCATGTAATTCCATAGTAATAACATGATCACAACCAGCTGTAGTTAGCATATCTGCCATCAATTTAGCTGTAATAGGAGCTCTTGATTTATCCTTTCTATCTTGTCTAGCATACGGAAAGTTTGGAATAACTGCTGTAATTCTCTTAGCAGATGCTGTTTTAGATGCAttaatcattattaataattcaagtACACGGTCATTAACATCACCAGCACCAATTTGagtaataatgaaaatatcttGACCTCTAACTGATTCACCGATAGAAAAGGTAACTTCACCAGTAGGATCACGTTCTAACTTACTACTTG contains these protein-coding regions:
- the TBLA0I01500 gene encoding ribose-phosphate diphosphokinase (similar to Saccharomyces cerevisiae PRS3 (YHL011C); ancestral locus Anc_2.543), whose amino-acid sequence is MPNNSIKLLAPDVHRGLAELVSKRLGTHLTSSKLERDPTGEVTFSIGESVRGQDIFIITQIGAGDVNDRVLELLIMINASKTASAKRITAVIPNFPYARQDRKDKSRAPITAKLMADMLTTAGCDHVITMELHASQIQGFFDVPLDNLYAEPSVVRYIRENVNFNDAIIISPDAGGAKRAATLADRLDLNFALIHKERARANEVSRMVLVGDVRDKVCIIVDDMADTCGTLAKAADVLLENKARSVIAIVTHGILSGNAIKNINNSKLDRVVCTNTVPFESKMKLCPKLDVIDISGVLAESIRRLHNGESISYLFKHYPL